Proteins from a single region of Halodesulfovibrio sp. MK-HDV:
- the rarD gene encoding EamA family transporter RarD, whose translation MYEDDQARAGAIAAICAFVFWGMAPVYWKQLAHVPAFEVLCHRILWSLFFVGLLLSLRSGWGTFKAIFSSKKTMLLLTLSGLIVGGNWGLYIWAVNHNMVLQTSLGYYVTPLVSMMLGVAVFKDKIRPIQLCAVFLAVGGVVVQLIIVGELPWVSMVLAFSFGLYGLLRKLAHVESMAGLMFETVLLIPFVLIYLGSLELQGTASFLHVDRMTDMYLIGAGIITSLPLMWFAFAACRLRLTTLGLIQYIAPSLAFMQGVFLFNEPFTMGHMLSFMFIWSAIALYSGESWLQRSRKLLHAEEM comes from the coding sequence GTGTACGAAGATGACCAGGCCAGAGCAGGGGCAATTGCTGCAATCTGCGCATTTGTTTTTTGGGGAATGGCACCCGTTTATTGGAAGCAGCTAGCACACGTTCCTGCATTTGAAGTGTTGTGTCATAGGATTTTATGGTCATTATTTTTTGTAGGACTTCTGCTTTCCTTGCGTTCCGGATGGGGCACGTTCAAAGCGATTTTTTCTTCGAAAAAAACAATGCTGCTTCTTACATTAAGCGGGCTTATTGTTGGCGGTAACTGGGGATTGTATATATGGGCTGTGAACCATAATATGGTTTTGCAGACAAGCCTTGGGTACTACGTTACTCCTTTAGTAAGCATGATGCTCGGCGTGGCTGTTTTTAAGGACAAAATTCGTCCTATTCAGCTTTGTGCGGTATTTCTTGCTGTGGGTGGGGTAGTTGTTCAGTTGATAATTGTCGGTGAACTGCCGTGGGTTTCTATGGTGCTGGCTTTTTCTTTCGGTCTCTACGGATTGCTTAGAAAGCTTGCGCATGTTGAGTCTATGGCAGGACTGATGTTTGAAACTGTACTACTTATACCTTTTGTCCTCATCTATCTAGGCAGTCTTGAGTTGCAGGGTACAGCCTCGTTTTTGCATGTTGACCGTATGACAGATATGTATCTTATCGGTGCAGGTATCATTACATCTTTGCCACTTATGTGGTTTGCATTTGCAGCGTGCAGGTTGCGTCTGACCACTCTTGGCTTAATTCAATATATTGCTCCAAGTCTTGCATTTATGCAGGGCGTTTTTCTTTTTAATGAACCATTTACGATGGGGCACATGCTTTCATTTATGTTTATCTGGAGCGCTATTGCGTTATATTCCGGTGAAAGCTGGTTACAGCGTTCTCGAAAACTTCTGCATGCAGAAGAAATGTAG
- a CDS encoding NADH:flavin oxidoreductase: protein MMLYDKMTINGMTVPNRLVRSATWEGLASAEGFVTPALEDAMLELADGGVGMIITGHMFVAEQGRAGERQLAVYADEYISGLRSMVKKVHERGSVIVAQLAHAGGQAAQAITGMPALGPSPFARKDGEFCQEMTENDIDNMVNAFQQAASRAVAAGFDGVQIHAAHGYGLSQFLSPHINKRKDMYGGSFENRMRPLVRVYEAIRREVGDKYPVTLKINCEDYAEGGLELEDSASVIQGLEMIGLDAVEISGGLLTNSPSKSSVRVGRFDTPAKEAWYREAARVVRERTKLPIILVGGIRSFSVVEGLLAEGLIDFVSMSRPLLREPDLLKRWAAGDLRRAECISCNKCFGVLYNNEGYFCPVAQSELAESAAAGTSS from the coding sequence ATGATGCTTTACGATAAAATGACAATTAATGGAATGACCGTGCCGAACCGGTTGGTTCGTTCTGCCACGTGGGAAGGACTTGCCTCTGCTGAAGGTTTTGTGACTCCTGCACTTGAAGACGCAATGCTTGAACTTGCTGACGGCGGTGTGGGCATGATTATTACCGGTCATATGTTTGTAGCAGAACAGGGTCGCGCCGGAGAGCGTCAGCTTGCTGTTTATGCAGACGAGTATATTAGCGGTCTGCGTTCTATGGTGAAAAAAGTTCACGAACGTGGAAGTGTTATCGTCGCACAGCTTGCCCATGCTGGTGGTCAGGCTGCTCAGGCAATTACCGGAATGCCTGCATTGGGACCAAGCCCCTTTGCTCGAAAAGATGGTGAATTCTGTCAGGAAATGACAGAAAACGATATTGATAACATGGTGAATGCCTTTCAGCAGGCTGCTTCGCGGGCTGTAGCAGCAGGGTTTGATGGCGTACAGATTCATGCAGCGCACGGCTATGGTTTGAGCCAGTTTCTTTCTCCACACATAAATAAGCGGAAAGATATGTATGGCGGTTCTTTCGAAAACCGCATGCGTCCTCTAGTGCGTGTGTACGAAGCTATCCGGCGCGAAGTGGGAGATAAGTACCCTGTTACGTTAAAAATAAACTGTGAAGATTATGCGGAAGGCGGTCTTGAACTGGAAGACAGTGCGAGTGTTATTCAAGGTCTTGAAATGATTGGTTTGGACGCCGTTGAAATTAGCGGTGGATTGCTTACTAACAGTCCGTCTAAATCGTCTGTGCGTGTAGGTCGTTTTGATACTCCGGCAAAAGAAGCATGGTATCGAGAGGCTGCGCGTGTAGTTAGAGAGCGCACCAAGCTGCCGATAATCCTTGTGGGTGGTATCCGTAGCTTTAGTGTTGTTGAGGGACTGCTTGCCGAAGGGCTGATCGATTTTGTTTCTATGAGCAGACCGCTTTTGAGAGAGCCTGACCTGCTGAAACGTTGGGCAGCAGGTGATTTGAGAAGAGCAGAGTGCATTAGCTGTAATAAATGCTTTGGTGTTCTGTATAATAATGAAGGATATTTTTGTCCGGTTGCACAATCCGAATTAGCCGAATCAGCCGCAGCAGGTACATCCTCATAA
- the dnaB gene encoding replicative DNA helicase produces MMQNPPWNPQNSSQNSFHTDTFAQQGEGSVSDAFENVSDELLRNVPPHSIEAEQAVLGGIFLRADALNTLVDIVTEDDFYAPAHKILFGAMMELHRQSVAVDPVTVGQYLRDKSLLEQVGGAVYIGELVNSIISAANAEHYAKIVRDKSLQRSLIESCSDIIGKCYDQGTEVDKLLDESEQSIFAISERTSGQTFIDSKTLINRVFDQLSIRIDSKDLVTGVTTGFYNLDKMTAGLQPTDLIIIAARPSMGKTAFTLNLAVNAALESDTPVVFYSLEMGMDQLMVRMLATVAGVDMNKLRTGRGIDNDDWGRLHYAADVLGKAPIYIDDSPSLSTLDLRARTRRLKADKNIGMVVVDYLQLMRSSRKTDSRELEISDISRNLKALAKELHIPVVALSQLNRKVEERADKRPMLSDLRESGAIEQDADVIMFIYRDAVYNKKEDRADIHSAEIIIGKQRNGSVGTAQLQYNGQFTRFENPTDLYPSEEIPEDAGM; encoded by the coding sequence ATGATGCAGAATCCTCCCTGGAATCCGCAGAATAGTTCGCAGAACAGCTTTCATACCGATACCTTCGCCCAACAGGGCGAAGGTTCGGTTTCCGATGCGTTTGAAAATGTATCGGATGAATTGCTGCGCAACGTCCCTCCCCACAGCATCGAAGCCGAACAGGCTGTGCTCGGGGGTATTTTCTTACGTGCGGACGCTCTTAACACCCTCGTAGATATCGTCACCGAAGACGACTTCTATGCCCCTGCCCACAAAATACTCTTTGGCGCCATGATGGAGCTACACAGACAGAGTGTTGCTGTCGACCCCGTAACCGTGGGTCAGTATCTGCGTGACAAAAGCTTACTCGAACAAGTTGGTGGCGCAGTTTACATTGGCGAGCTCGTCAACTCCATCATCAGTGCAGCAAACGCTGAACACTACGCTAAAATTGTTCGTGACAAATCCCTGCAACGCAGCCTTATCGAATCTTGCTCTGATATCATCGGCAAGTGTTACGATCAGGGAACAGAAGTAGATAAACTTCTGGATGAATCCGAACAGTCTATTTTCGCAATTTCTGAAAGAACCTCCGGTCAAACATTTATTGATTCAAAAACACTCATCAACAGAGTGTTCGACCAGCTTTCTATCCGTATCGATAGTAAAGATCTCGTAACTGGTGTTACGACTGGTTTCTATAACCTCGACAAAATGACCGCAGGTTTACAGCCTACTGACCTCATTATTATCGCAGCCCGCCCATCCATGGGTAAAACCGCGTTTACGCTTAACCTTGCCGTTAACGCTGCACTTGAAAGCGATACTCCTGTTGTGTTCTATTCCTTGGAAATGGGTATGGATCAACTCATGGTTCGTATGCTGGCAACCGTTGCCGGCGTTGATATGAACAAACTGAGAACAGGCCGCGGGATTGATAATGACGACTGGGGACGTTTGCACTACGCAGCAGACGTACTTGGAAAGGCACCAATTTACATTGATGACAGCCCGTCCCTTTCTACGCTTGACCTTCGTGCTCGTACACGTCGTTTGAAAGCAGACAAGAATATTGGAATGGTTGTTGTCGACTACCTTCAGCTCATGCGCTCAAGCCGTAAGACAGATTCTCGAGAACTGGAAATTTCAGATATTTCCCGTAACCTCAAAGCTCTTGCTAAAGAATTGCATATTCCTGTGGTGGCACTTTCACAGCTTAACCGTAAGGTTGAAGAACGTGCGGATAAACGCCCTATGCTTTCTGACCTCCGTGAATCCGGAGCGATTGAACAGGATGCTGACGTTATTATGTTCATCTACCGTGACGCTGTGTACAACAAAAAAGAAGACCGAGCAGACATCCACTCCGCTGAAATCATTATTGGTAAACAGCGTAACGGTTCTGTAGGTACTGCACAGCTCCAGTACAATGGTCAGTTTACACGATTCGAAAACCCTACAGATCTCTACCCTTCTGAAGAAATTCCTGAAGACGCAGGTATGTAG
- the rplI gene encoding 50S ribosomal protein L9 yields the protein MKLILRADVENLGVLGDVVEVKAGYGRNYLVPQGLAMVATASNMKVFELDRKKLTDQMEKVRGAAQSLAEKLEAAEVVIEVRVGENDKLYGSVTASNIADALAVLDLEVDRRRILLDAPIRVLGDYTIRVRLHAGVVADVKVTVKAEGRFIEEEAPVEAPVEENDAESSLESAE from the coding sequence ATGAAACTTATTCTCCGCGCTGACGTAGAGAACCTTGGCGTTCTCGGCGATGTTGTAGAAGTTAAAGCTGGCTACGGTCGTAACTACCTCGTACCTCAGGGTCTTGCTATGGTTGCGACTGCATCTAACATGAAAGTTTTTGAGCTCGATCGCAAAAAACTTACAGACCAGATGGAAAAAGTACGTGGCGCAGCTCAGTCTCTGGCAGAAAAACTGGAAGCAGCTGAAGTTGTCATCGAAGTTCGTGTCGGTGAAAACGACAAGCTTTACGGTTCTGTTACCGCAAGCAACATCGCTGATGCTCTTGCAGTACTCGATCTCGAAGTAGATCGTCGCCGTATCCTTCTTGATGCTCCAATCCGCGTTCTCGGCGATTACACTATCCGTGTACGTCTCCACGCTGGTGTTGTTGCTGATGTTAAGGTTACAGTTAAAGCTGAAGGCCGTTTCATCGAAGAAGAAGCTCCAGTTGAAGCTCCTGTAGAAGAAAATGATGCAGAATCCTCCCTGGAATCCGCAGAATAG
- the rpsR gene encoding 30S ribosomal protein S18 yields MAFKRRFTPRRKFCRFCADKDLPLNYKRADILRDFITERGKIIARRITGTCAFHQRALTREIKRSRQMALLVFTSTHASDVKKKSTL; encoded by the coding sequence ATGGCTTTTAAAAGACGTTTTACTCCACGCCGTAAATTCTGCCGCTTCTGTGCAGACAAAGATCTTCCGTTGAACTACAAGCGCGCGGACATCCTCCGCGACTTTATCACCGAACGTGGTAAAATCATCGCTCGTCGTATCACTGGCACATGTGCTTTCCACCAGCGTGCTCTCACCCGTGAGATCAAACGCTCCCGTCAGATGGCACTTCTCGTGTTTACGTCCACTCACGCTAGTGACGTGAAAAAGAAAAGTACTTTATAG
- the rpsF gene encoding 30S ribosomal protein S6 translates to MRKFETLLLLSPELASDARETLLSTLTGVIERVEGNVLEADHWGMRDLAYPVQKFMRGYYVRLEFEAPGTAVAELERIIRITDGIFKYVTVKLEEAK, encoded by the coding sequence ATGAGAAAATTCGAAACACTTTTGCTGCTCTCCCCTGAGTTAGCAAGTGATGCTCGCGAAACTTTGCTGAGCACTCTTACTGGTGTTATCGAGCGCGTTGAAGGCAACGTACTCGAAGCTGACCACTGGGGCATGCGTGATCTCGCATATCCAGTACAGAAATTTATGCGCGGCTACTACGTTCGTCTTGAGTTTGAAGCTCCTGGCACCGCTGTTGCCGAACTTGAGCGTATCATCCGTATTACAGATGGTATCTTCAAGTACGTAACTGTTAAGCTTGAGGAGGCAAAATAA
- a CDS encoding LPS-assembly protein LptD, giving the protein MLVSLRRAVVVLFLCAFTILTVTVGESATLTATNEDQEAVEWQLSAQKVSTLNDAEVVEAEGDVVLKQGNDYLKADFARYYAATNWVYLSGNVKIFMNNDNLTAETAEFDLGKKVGWMKNGKVFMQGPHVYFTGEKIQKNLGDSYTFNNATITVCDGDKQHGP; this is encoded by the coding sequence ATGTTAGTATCGCTTCGCAGAGCAGTTGTTGTCCTTTTTTTGTGTGCCTTTACTATATTGACTGTTACAGTCGGGGAGAGTGCAACGCTAACCGCGACCAATGAAGATCAGGAAGCTGTCGAATGGCAGTTGTCCGCACAGAAGGTATCAACGCTGAATGACGCGGAAGTCGTCGAAGCCGAAGGGGATGTCGTTCTTAAGCAAGGTAATGATTACCTTAAGGCCGACTTTGCTAGATACTATGCCGCTACAAACTGGGTATATTTATCCGGTAATGTTAAGATTTTTATGAATAATGATAATTTGACTGCTGAAACAGCCGAATTTGATTTAGGTAAGAAGGTTGGCTGGATGAAAAACGGCAAGGTCTTCATGCAAGGACCTCACGTTTATTTCACCGGTGAAAAAATTCAGAAAAACCTGGGTGACTCGTACACCTTTAATAATGCAACAATTACAGTCTGTGATGGCGACAAGCAGCATGGTCCTTAG
- the lptD gene encoding LPS assembly protein LptD: MSKRGFMPGVEYRSRTSKENQVWMRADWLNDAITVDDAADASDFGYDGLLRTNENRYWVRGMFGGEFADPRWKFKADLDIVSDQDMLREFNSTTAGFDDSQSALEERFGRSLNDISDPIRTSRLLFTRDWNRFGAALLGEYNQNSALGHGNDKHSTDTTLQRLPEFDTYLFKNRVPGLEAVPLTLTADFQSVQFAREEGTDGNRIDVMPMIGLPIVTSYGTITPEVGMQQLWYNTGERDPLPSANGDDSRTNRTLMKYGVTGYTELARVYSYDRTLAITQENAGKSEIIGLKHAIQPRFEYRHVSGSNLSDTPMYDFVDRLGNEEELIVSLVNLITRKQAAIVSGNEEKGLDPSVSTSFDELLWFRLLQSYDFEEAKRDEEVLIYDSKYERRPWNDLEAELRFYPWRYVTFSSRTFYSYYDNQLNRHDHTLTLTAPDYGEVSTGVDFRNNLETNKDFAGTDLEDLNVWKNTLAVSYFNPFNFVAYYEYDFENNETYEQSYSLIYNHQCFRLIFKAKFTPFDDSYKMYLELPGLTF; encoded by the coding sequence ATGAGTAAACGTGGTTTTATGCCGGGTGTTGAATATCGCTCGCGTACTTCTAAAGAGAATCAAGTTTGGATGCGTGCTGATTGGCTGAATGATGCCATCACAGTTGATGATGCTGCTGACGCAAGCGACTTCGGGTATGATGGACTGTTGCGTACCAATGAGAACCGATACTGGGTTCGTGGTATGTTTGGCGGTGAATTTGCTGATCCACGATGGAAATTCAAAGCAGATCTAGATATTGTTTCTGATCAGGATATGCTTAGAGAGTTTAACTCAACAACCGCTGGGTTTGATGACTCACAAAGTGCATTGGAAGAGCGTTTTGGTCGTTCGTTGAACGATATTAGTGACCCAATTCGTACAAGTAGATTGTTGTTTACTCGTGACTGGAACCGTTTTGGTGCTGCGTTGCTTGGTGAATATAACCAGAACTCCGCATTGGGGCATGGGAATGATAAGCATTCTACTGATACCACTCTTCAGCGTTTACCAGAATTTGATACATATCTTTTCAAGAACAGAGTGCCTGGCTTAGAAGCGGTGCCGCTTACATTAACTGCAGATTTTCAGTCCGTACAGTTTGCCCGCGAAGAGGGTACTGACGGTAACCGTATTGATGTTATGCCGATGATTGGTCTGCCAATTGTTACTTCCTACGGTACAATTACTCCTGAAGTCGGAATGCAACAGCTTTGGTATAACACTGGAGAGCGTGATCCTCTACCAAGTGCCAACGGTGATGATAGTAGGACTAACCGTACTCTTATGAAATATGGCGTCACTGGTTACACAGAGCTTGCTCGAGTTTATAGCTATGATCGAACTTTGGCTATTACTCAGGAAAATGCAGGCAAATCAGAAATTATTGGCCTTAAGCACGCTATTCAGCCTCGCTTTGAGTACCGACATGTTTCTGGTAGCAACTTGAGTGATACCCCTATGTATGATTTCGTAGATAGACTTGGTAATGAAGAAGAACTTATCGTTTCGCTCGTAAACCTTATCACGAGAAAACAAGCCGCTATTGTATCCGGAAACGAAGAGAAGGGTCTTGATCCTTCTGTCTCAACTTCTTTTGATGAACTGTTATGGTTCCGCCTGCTTCAATCTTATGACTTTGAAGAAGCAAAGCGTGATGAAGAAGTCCTTATTTATGATTCAAAATATGAACGCCGCCCTTGGAATGACTTAGAAGCTGAACTTCGCTTTTACCCTTGGCGTTATGTTACATTTTCTTCCCGAACATTCTATTCATACTACGATAACCAGTTGAATCGTCATGATCATACACTGACTTTGACTGCGCCTGACTATGGCGAAGTTTCAACCGGCGTTGATTTTAGAAATAATCTTGAGACAAACAAAGATTTTGCCGGAACAGATTTAGAAGATCTTAATGTTTGGAAAAATACTTTGGCTGTAAGCTATTTTAATCCTTTCAATTTTGTAGCGTACTATGAATATGATTTTGAAAATAATGAGACATATGAGCAAAGTTATTCTTTGATTTATAATCATCAATGCTTTAGGTTGATCTTCAAGGCAAAATTCACGCCGTTTGATGACAGCTACAAAATGTACCTTGAATTACCGGGACTCACTTTCTAA
- a CDS encoding carbonic anhydrase: MRDRTPESALKALQEGNKRFVSNESAHPRSSYEHTIMAKELDQNFHAIATVVACSDSRVPVERIFDVGIMDTFVVRAAGNVIGIDQTGSVEYGVGVVETPLLVILGHTKCGAVQATIDKLAGDKAELTPSIHAILARIKPAVVNVLNRETELKGQSVLDASVEQNIWQGLHDLFMQSQLIRDKYTNGDVKIAGGVYDLHTGDVRWLDEKNISDVFAGVLFELKNNVK; this comes from the coding sequence ATGCGCGATAGAACTCCAGAAAGCGCGCTCAAGGCCTTGCAAGAGGGGAATAAGCGATTCGTTTCAAACGAATCGGCACACCCGCGCTCGAGCTATGAGCATACAATTATGGCTAAGGAGCTTGATCAGAACTTCCACGCGATTGCGACTGTGGTAGCTTGTTCTGATTCCCGTGTGCCTGTCGAACGTATATTCGATGTCGGTATAATGGACACTTTTGTTGTCCGTGCTGCCGGTAACGTTATCGGTATCGATCAAACAGGATCAGTAGAATACGGTGTCGGGGTTGTAGAAACTCCACTACTCGTCATTCTCGGGCATACGAAATGTGGTGCTGTACAGGCGACTATTGATAAGTTGGCTGGCGATAAAGCCGAGCTTACTCCGAGCATCCATGCGATTCTCGCAAGAATTAAACCTGCTGTTGTTAATGTTCTTAATAGAGAAACTGAACTGAAAGGACAGAGCGTCCTTGATGCTTCTGTTGAGCAGAATATTTGGCAGGGATTGCATGACTTATTCATGCAGAGTCAGCTTATTCGCGATAAGTATACTAATGGTGATGTGAAGATTGCTGGTGGTGTGTATGACTTGCATACTGGCGATGTTCGCTGGCTTGATGAAAAGAATATATCGGACGTTTTCGCCGGTGTTCTGTTTGAACTAAAGAATAATGTGAAGTAG